The following are encoded together in the Plasmodium vinckei vinckei genome assembly, chromosome: PVVCY_12 genome:
- a CDS encoding mRNA-capping enzyme subunit beta, putative, giving the protein MVREAHELLDGSRPIPIDKITYELSQNIILAFDNNEHIKRSKDVQIEIEARIGLVVDKNKHRLKLPIYTDAIVENNFSDFQSGVDKDSFQYLLNYLHNMTRRNNAQPCSSNNNNTSMNNNDTNLNDSNKEGNILNLNNTNKNVNKNDISSISDNANNGISEHEKKKNNNNNFLNEKENSVYKFVALKAYKSVDKYYILKNENNSRIRVTTNMDESENEKNQSMTKSLHKENINTWNVYLGNNKDYFDDDDEEEDNEDDETSKNKYNKNINKQNNSKNKDNNIDDCLDYRISINLEHTKSISKLFLSKITPVYERYKERTSFINKYMGIQFDLTKIKTKDNNEFYEIEIEIPTKSIFKAMSNLRNKNDSNYLHFICSNLINNARGICSQLNLFKKNNFMKTGLNNNDILPSLPASQLNCSHSQSEQKLFKKYIHSVLPIAGDYMFRVVSKNEQMIQKKINDTNISNHDKFNMFKNIIDIRRHNKKCTISVTQTYAENRWKVVKNENAQNVIVLVSDSSDHSDVEDHQNNQYEKIKQNRTSAQNSPYNNSSDNNPHFNDHYNEGDDYENDDETINNKKSKDPTFYDDT; this is encoded by the coding sequence ATGGTGAGAGAAGCCCATGAATTGCTTGATGGCAGTAGGCCAATACCTATAGACAAGATTACGTATGAGTTATCTCAAAACATAATATTAGcatttgataataatgagcatataaaaagaaGTAAAGATGTACAAATCGAAATTGAAGCTAGGATTGGCTTAGTAGTAGATAAGAATAAACACAGATTGAAATTACCTATTTATACTGATGCAATAGTTGAAAACAATTTCTCGGATTTCCAATCTGGTGTTGATAAAGATTcttttcaatatttattaaattatttacataacATGACACGAAGAAATAATGCACAGCCTTGTAGtagtaacaataataatacgaGTATGAATAACAATGATACAAATTTAAACGATAGCAACAAAGAAGGTAACATTCTTAACTTGAATAATACAAACAAAAATGTAAACAAAAATGATATCTCGTCGATTAGCGATAACGCAAATAATGGAATAAGTgaacatgaaaaaaaaaaaaataataataataattttttgaatgaaaaagaaaattcaGTATACAAGTTTGTAGCTTTAAAAGCATATAAAAGTGtagataaatattatatactaaaaaatGAGAATAATTCTCGAATTAGAGTTACAACTAATATGGATGAAagtgaaaatgaaaaaaatcaaagTATGACAAAATCTTTACacaaagaaaatataaatacatggAATGTTTATCttggtaataataaagattattttgatgatgatgatgaaGAGGAAGACAATGAAGATGATGAGacaagtaaaaataaatataataaaaatataaataaacaaaataatagtaaaaataaagataataatatagatgaTTGTTTAGATTATCGTATATCAATAAATTTAGAACATACTAAATCTATTAgtaaactatttttatcaaaaattaCACCAGTTTATGAAAGATATAAAGAAAGAACaagttttataaataaatatatgggTATTCAATTTgatttaacaaaaataaaaacaaaggataataatgaattttatgaaattgAAATTGAAATACCCACAAAAAGTATTTTCAAAGCTATGTCAAatttaagaaataaaaatgattcaaattatttgcattttatttgttcgaatttaataaataatgctAGAGGAATATGTAGccaattaaatttatttaaaaaaaataattttatgaaaactggattaaataataatgatatattacCATCCCTACCAGCTTCTCAACTTAATTGTTCTCATTCTCAAAGTGAacaaaaattgtttaaaaaatatatacattctGTATTACCTATTGCAGGAGATTACATGTTTAGAGTtgtttcaaaaaatgaGCAAATGAttcaaaagaaaataaacgATACCAATATATCGAACCACGacaaatttaatatgtttaaaaatataatagacATTAGAAggcataataaaaaatgtacaaTATCAGTCACTCAAACATATGCAGAAAATAGATGGAAAGttgttaaaaatgaaaacgcACAAAATGTTATCGTTTTAGTATCGGACAGTAGCGATCATAGTGATGTAGAGGACCACCAAAATAAtcaatatgaaaaaataaaacaaaatagaACAAGTGCCCAAAATTCACCATATAACAATTCTAGCGATAATAATCCTCATTTTAATGATCACTATAATGAAGGTGATGATTACGAAAACGATGATgaaacaataaataataaaaaaagtaaagaTCCCACTTTTTATGATGATACATAA
- a CDS encoding peptidyl-prolyl cis-trans isomerase, putative, with product MSRAKVFFDISIDNKNAGRVVFELFNDITPRTCENFKSLCIGDKVGSRGKNLHYKNSIFHRIIPQFMCQGGDITNGNGSGGESIYGRSFTDENFKMKHDVPGLLSMANAGPNTNSSQFFITLVPCPWLDGKHVVFGKVIEGMNIVRDMEREGSNSGYVKRPVVITDCGEL from the coding sequence ATGAGTAGAGCaaaagttttttttgatatttcTATTGATAACAAAAATGCTGGAAGAGTAGTATTTGAACTATTTAATGATATCACTCCAAGAACAtgtgaaaattttaaatcattatGTATAGGAGATAAAGTAGGCTCACGAGGAAAAAATTTACactataaaaattcaataTTCCACAGAATTATTCCACAATTTATGTGCCAAGGTGGTGATATAACAAATGGAAATGGCTCAGGAGGTGAATCAATATATGGAAGATCATTTACCGATGAAAACTTTAAAATGAAACATGACGTCCCAGGTTTATTATCTATGGCTAATGCTGGACCAAACACAAACTCttcacaattttttattacattagTTCCATGCCCATGGTTAGATGGAAAACATGTTGTTTTTGGAAAAGTCATTGAAGGTATGAATATTGTAAGGGATATGGAAAGAGAAGGATCTAACAGTGGATATGTCAAAAGGCCTGTTGTTATAACTGACTGTGGTGagttataa